From the genome of Hippocampus zosterae strain Florida chromosome 8, ASM2543408v3, whole genome shotgun sequence:
GTGACGAGTAAAGCCCAAAATAGCAGTTGTCTCTGCATAATTGGAACTAATGCAAGTTGCAAAAAACAAGTGGGGTGTACAGTAAAACATGACACTTTTTGCCATTGGGCGGCTTTGCGTTTCTGACAACTTCCTGACCTTGTAGATTGCAATTATTTGCTTCCTTTCCACCTCTTGCATCCCTCCCCTAAAACCCCCTCGGATAGCCAAAGCAGCATTTAATTGTGGAGGACTGAGCCGGGGGTAAGGAGTAATCAGATGAGGACGCGGGCAGGGGGAATCACGTGGGCACACATACTGGCTAACCGGGGATTAATAACACTGGCATCTTGATTGGAGTTCAGCCGGAGCGGGAGGGTGGGATGGAGCCCGGAGTGGCGGGGATGACGAAAAGCGCAGGAAAAAAAGGGAGACGAACGGGACAGTTAGAATGACAGGAGACGATCGAGGACTGACAGTGGAGAGACAGAGAAACAGGGAGAGATGAGGGCAGCGAGTTAGAATCGTGAGAGGGAGTGGGAGGAAGAAAGAGTGGGAATTGGAGGCAGTGCAGTGCGCTGCagagcaaagggggggggggggggaggtggggtgcgagagagagagagagcgctgtGGAGATGAGCTGTAGAGACGAGAAGCCTCTGCTGTTGAGAGCCAGTGAGACGCTGGAGGGCTGCAAGAGGAGACGCAGGTCCAAAAGAGAGGTTGAGGGACTCCAGGGACAGGAGCGGGGTGGTAAAAGGTAGAAAAAAGGAGACGGGGTGATAACATCAGAAACGGGAAACGAGGCTCGGGTGGTTTGAGAATGAGCTGCAAGCGGGAGCAAATCGGATAAAAGTTGGAGAGAAAACGGCAGGAGTGGGAAGCGAAGACGGATCGGGGAGATACTGCCAAAGTTGATGTCAAAAGTGGGAGGAGATTTATGGCAAAAGAGAAGGAAGCTCTCACTATCTCAGGAGTCCGTCCCCCCCGTGCTTCTCGTGGACATCATCCGTCAGCATGTTCTCTGACAGCAGAGCGCCGGTGGCCAAGGAGCACAGAGCCTTCAAGCCTCATGCCCCTCACTTCATCCCGTGGCTACGCAACAGCCTCAAGTCCCAGCAAAGCGCTGACCTGGGGCTCAACGGGCCCTACAAATCCAATCCCGAGCTCCACGACAACCTGGCCCTGACGGAGAGAACCAAAGGGATCGGGATTTTCTCCATCCCGGAGAAGAACAAGACGAAGAAGAGCGAGCTGCGTTGCAACGGCGTGGGAATGGCCAGGATGCTGCCCGTGGTGCTGAGGGGCCACCACATCTTGGGAAAACGGAAGGAAGGCAGTCCCGCCAAGTCTAAGCAGTCTTCAGAGGTGGAACTCGATCCCATTCGCCACACGAGCCTCGGTGGCGCTCCCACGCCTGGCTCCCCGCTCACCAAATACGGGCCTCTTGTGGGAAGTCCCTCGGTTCCTACTTCCGCTCTTCTAACTGAAGGTTCAGACTCTAAGGTTGGCGTCTGCATGGAGGAAAGCAGGGAAGATGTTTGGGACTACGCCGGCCATGTTATTCATCAGAGAGACCTGCAGTCATCTGTCTGGCTCAGCTCAAACCCTCAGGGATCATCGAAAGATGGACAGCGTGGCTTCCGATCTACTTTCAGCTACATCAGCAAGAACTGTCAGAGCCAAAGAGACCTGAGCGTGCTCAGAGAACCACCTGCGGAGGGCTCCGGGGCCCCGCTCAATGGAGTCATCTTTTCCACCGAGGTTCCTCACAGAGGTCTGGGCTTTACCACCACTCTGCGAGGTCCGGGGAAACACGGCAAGCGCATTCCAGCGTTGGGCGCGAGCCAGGCCAGGTGGCTCAGGCACAAACCAAAGAGTCAGGAGGACTCGCAGAGGACGGGGACGGACTGCAATCGAAAAACGGTTCGGAACCAGCTCAAGCGGGTGGTGGATAACCTGGAGCAGGTTCTGACTGCACTGAGGGATGTTCAACAGGAAATGAAAGAGGTAAAGATATTTTGAATCGATTCTGCAGAACTGGTTCGGTGGTTGACTCGGGGgtaattcctgtgtggagtttgcatgttctcctcgtgctgctgtggcttttctccaagtactcctTCCTCTCGCATGCCACAAATGTACAACAATGTCACTTTATGAAATGGAATGTAAAGAATTTAATTAAGTTTATGCATCATCATTAATCCATTGCAgttccttctggtgtgcatgACTTAGACACTGGGGGGTCGGGATAATACAGTCGGGCACACCATCATAACCACTGTGGCTCGGTGAGCTGCAGTAAtagtaatcatttttttctcagaggataaagaatatacgcgAGTATTTTATAATGTCGGTCTATATGTATTGCTGCCCCTTTCATGTTGAAATATCAATCGTTTGAAGTGATACAAGTCAACCAGGCTAATGCTATTCATTAGCCTCTCTATGTTATTTGTTATTATgcgttagcatcaagctaatgGGCTGTaagtaaagtgaaaaaaagcgGCTAAATGACAATTATTGTCTTGAGAAACTCCTAAGTCGGGTCACTTGTATTGCAGGGCGCCTCTACTCAAATCAAATGAGTTACAAGTTTGTTCACAGAACGAACAAGTTAGTcgtaagtcaaggcaccactcaTAGAAAAAAAGGGTGCTGTATTGCGGCCTGCAATGCTGAACTTTTTCCTCCATAAAGTAGTTCATCATTATCGTTTGAATGCGGTTATGCTACCTGTCGTGTTGAATGTGTGTCTTTTTAATTAACTGTCATGTTAAATTGGCATTGCATGTTGTTTATGGAACTGTGACTTGTGTGTGAAACAGTTTCATTGGATCTCTTTCTCCATTTTGAAAGAGTTTCCATTAACTTGAGCCACTGTTAATA
Proteins encoded in this window:
- the LOC127605851 gene encoding nuclear envelope pore membrane protein POM 121; this encodes MFSDSRAPVAKEHRAFKPHAPHFIPWLRNSLKSQQSADLGLNGPYKSNPELHDNLALTERTKGIGIFSIPEKNKTKKSELRCNGVGMARMLPVVLRGHHILGKRKEGSPAKSKQSSEVELDPIRHTSLGGAPTPGSPLTKYGPLVGSPSVPTSALLTEGSDSKVGVCMEESREDVWDYAGHVIHQRDLQSSVWLSSNPQGSSKDGQRGFRSTFSYISKNCQSQRDLSVLREPPAEGSGAPLNGVIFSTEVPHRGLGFTTTLRGPGKHGKRIPALGASQARWLRHKPKSQEDSQRTGTDCNRKTVRNQLKRVVDNLEQVLTALRDVQQEMKEVVHQIDYLTSCIDLDEEEQHQSAGGESCSSSGSNEVTVISAHPRPSVSVDHRGATFTLRRDHPCRRESPPVDLPCELSTELTRTIRFGSSPRRGGLLTLVNNPDSSTQPPPTLSPQRSLPVRPPTPGLSPLTVNLPKSPPSSPGASSSVMISPISPVSPKCHPTAVLGPSVIIEPPRSDHPATVRFCPSATSRHPSASCPPTDPETPVHADRERRASSAGPPLAGAVKLPSGQGRRGRKPPPYPHNRLSDCAKTTQDPRKAPPYPEKRRLLSTTV